In one window of Holophagales bacterium DNA:
- a CDS encoding c-type cytochrome: MEQRTSSPYPGKDRPVLAVIGVLLVVSTVVFAVTDHRKDWRWYQAEFRKMVAEKFGAEKAATLPAGMKQIWVKDLGRADRCITCHQGILWKGFETAEHPWKTHPAEPLKIHPVEDYGCTACHGGQGWAVESEKAHGPIHFWEEPVLGKAMGEAYSIQGDDKGALMQMNCNVCHRYDRETKGADLINLGKKLVNEKGCRACHVVNGRGGTIGPDLTYVGDKAAEQYDMSRLGGQKTAFAWHVAHLKNPKELVPDTVMPSFGFGTKESQALAALVLSWRRAPVPATYRPGVPRTDPQTPEEIAEEERMKHGPGAWFVSTGCFVCHSVASLGVKSAAQVGPDLSTAVEDTQKRFGKTVDDFIKNPTGTMSVVLSRQIILTDAEKEVAIQKLREAFAEHQKQKAAAPAAH, encoded by the coding sequence ATGGAGCAGCGCACGAGCTCGCCCTACCCTGGCAAGGACCGACCCGTCCTCGCCGTCATCGGCGTCCTCCTCGTCGTCTCGACGGTCGTCTTCGCCGTCACGGATCACCGGAAGGACTGGCGCTGGTACCAGGCCGAGTTCCGGAAGATGGTGGCCGAGAAGTTCGGCGCCGAGAAGGCCGCCACCCTTCCGGCCGGGATGAAGCAGATCTGGGTGAAGGACCTCGGCCGGGCGGACCGCTGCATCACCTGCCACCAGGGAATCCTCTGGAAGGGGTTCGAGACCGCCGAACACCCCTGGAAGACCCACCCCGCCGAGCCGCTCAAGATCCACCCCGTCGAGGACTACGGCTGCACCGCCTGCCACGGCGGACAGGGCTGGGCCGTCGAGAGCGAGAAGGCCCACGGGCCGATCCACTTCTGGGAGGAGCCCGTCCTCGGCAAGGCGATGGGCGAGGCCTACTCGATCCAGGGGGACGACAAGGGCGCCCTGATGCAGATGAACTGCAACGTCTGCCACCGGTACGACCGCGAGACGAAGGGCGCCGACCTCATCAACCTCGGCAAGAAGCTCGTCAACGAGAAGGGCTGCCGGGCCTGCCACGTCGTCAACGGGCGCGGCGGGACGATCGGCCCCGACCTGACGTACGTCGGCGACAAGGCCGCCGAGCAGTACGACATGAGCCGTCTCGGCGGCCAGAAGACCGCGTTCGCCTGGCACGTCGCGCACCTGAAGAACCCGAAGGAGCTCGTCCCCGACACCGTCATGCCGTCCTTCGGCTTCGGGACGAAGGAGTCCCAGGCGCTCGCGGCCCTCGTCCTCTCGTGGCGCCGGGCTCCGGTCCCGGCGACGTACCGCCCCGGGGTCCCGCGGACCGACCCGCAGACCCCCGAGGAGATCGCCGAGGAGGAGCGGATGAAGCACGGGCCGGGCGCCTGGTTCGTGTCGACCGGCTGCTTCGTCTGCCACTCGGTCGCCTCCCTCGGCGTGAAGAGCGCCGCCCAGGTCGGGCCCGACCTCTCGACGGCCGTCGAGGACACCCAGAAGCGCTTCGGCAAGACCGTCGACGACTTCATCAAGAACCCGACCGGGACGATGTCCGTCGTCCTGTCGCGCCAGATCATCCTGACCGACGCCGAGAAGGAGGTCGCGATCCAGAAGCTGCGCGAAGCCTTCGCCGAGCACCAGAAGCAGAAAGCCGCGGCCCCCGCGGCGCACTGA
- the nosZ gene encoding Sec-dependent nitrous-oxide reductase, whose product MTEKKKSVLTWGVLGAIVVAGVLAGRCAPSGPKGKKAPASSSDISVAAQKTYVAPGDLDEYYFFASGGHSGQMYVYGVPSMRHLSTIPVFTPYPATGYGFDDESKAMLNGLTWGDAHHPALSETAGDYDGRWLFINDMNSRIARIDLRDFKTKQIFGPVANVSGNHSGAFVTPNTEYAMMGSRFSAPVPKANAVGIDKYAAEYKGILAAIKIDPKSGEMSLGWQILTPPFNWDLGDAGKKVSEGWMFWTCYNSERATGKLEVTASQADRDYIAAVDWKAAEKAIAEGKGDMLGGVKVLDPRKVPGIIYLMPCGKSPHGVDVSPDGKYIIGSGKLQGVTTAFNFEKVLTAIRNKDFTGDEDGIPVLKYESIKDAEVEVGLGPLHTQFDADGYAYTSLFVDSAVAKWKLGTWEVVDKIPMSYSIGHLCAAEGDTVSPDGKYLVGLNKLSHGRHLNVGPSQPESSQLVDISEEKMKLLYDAFTEPEPHYAVMVKADKLKPIEVYPKEENTHPLAIWDVKDAGVTRKGTEVLAKVVLVRSTITPELIEVNQGDTVKVAMTNIEQTTDELHGWGLLDYNINIVVDPGETKVVTFKADKPGVFAYYCTNFCSALHQEMQGYLIVKPKG is encoded by the coding sequence ATGACGGAAAAGAAGAAGAGCGTCCTGACGTGGGGCGTCCTCGGAGCGATCGTCGTGGCCGGCGTTCTCGCGGGGCGCTGTGCCCCGTCGGGGCCGAAGGGGAAGAAGGCCCCCGCGTCCTCGTCGGACATCTCCGTCGCCGCGCAGAAGACCTACGTCGCTCCGGGCGACCTCGACGAGTACTACTTCTTCGCCTCGGGCGGCCACTCCGGGCAGATGTACGTCTACGGCGTCCCGTCGATGCGGCACCTCTCCACGATCCCGGTCTTCACGCCCTACCCGGCCACCGGCTACGGCTTCGACGACGAGTCGAAGGCGATGCTGAACGGCCTGACCTGGGGCGACGCCCACCACCCCGCCCTGTCCGAGACGGCGGGCGACTACGACGGGCGCTGGCTCTTCATCAACGACATGAACTCGCGCATCGCCCGGATCGACCTGCGCGACTTCAAGACGAAGCAGATCTTCGGGCCGGTCGCGAACGTCTCCGGGAACCACTCCGGCGCGTTCGTCACGCCGAACACCGAGTACGCGATGATGGGCTCCCGCTTCTCGGCGCCCGTTCCGAAGGCGAACGCCGTCGGGATCGACAAGTACGCCGCCGAGTACAAGGGCATCCTGGCCGCAATCAAGATCGACCCGAAGTCGGGCGAGATGTCCCTCGGGTGGCAGATCCTCACCCCGCCCTTCAACTGGGACCTCGGCGACGCCGGCAAGAAGGTCTCCGAAGGCTGGATGTTCTGGACCTGCTACAACTCCGAGCGGGCGACCGGCAAGCTCGAGGTGACCGCCTCGCAGGCCGACCGCGACTACATCGCCGCCGTCGACTGGAAGGCCGCCGAGAAGGCCATCGCCGAGGGCAAGGGCGACATGCTGGGCGGCGTCAAGGTCCTCGACCCGCGGAAGGTGCCGGGGATCATCTACCTGATGCCGTGCGGCAAGTCGCCCCACGGGGTCGACGTCTCGCCCGACGGCAAGTACATCATCGGCTCCGGCAAGCTCCAGGGCGTCACGACCGCCTTCAACTTCGAGAAGGTCCTGACCGCCATCCGGAACAAGGACTTCACGGGCGACGAGGACGGGATCCCCGTCCTGAAGTACGAGTCGATCAAGGACGCCGAGGTCGAGGTCGGCCTCGGCCCGCTCCACACCCAGTTCGACGCCGACGGCTACGCCTACACCTCGCTCTTCGTCGACTCGGCGGTGGCGAAGTGGAAGCTCGGGACCTGGGAGGTCGTCGACAAGATCCCGATGTCCTATTCCATCGGCCACCTCTGCGCGGCCGAGGGCGACACCGTGAGCCCGGACGGGAAGTACCTCGTCGGCCTCAACAAGCTGTCGCACGGCCGGCACCTCAACGTCGGCCCCTCGCAGCCCGAGTCGTCGCAGCTCGTCGACATCTCCGAGGAGAAGATGAAGCTCCTCTACGACGCCTTCACCGAGCCCGAGCCCCACTACGCCGTCATGGTGAAGGCCGACAAGCTCAAGCCGATCGAGGTCTACCCCAAGGAAGAGAACACGCACCCGCTCGCGATCTGGGACGTGAAGGACGCCGGCGTCACCCGCAAGGGGACCGAGGTCCTCGCGAAGGTCGTCCTCGTCAGGTCGACCATCACCCCCGAGCTCATCGAGGTGAACCAGGGCGACACGGTCAAGGTCGCGATGACGAACATCGAGCAGACGACCGACGAGCTCCACGGGTGGGGCCTCCTCGACTACAACATCAACATCGTCGTCGACCCGGGCGAGACGAAGGTCGTCACGTTCAAGGCCGACAAGCCGGGCGTCTTCGCCTACTACTGCACGAACTTCTGCTCCGCTCTCCACCAGGAGATGCAGGGCTACCTGATCGTCAAGCCGAAGGGCTGA
- a CDS encoding nitrous oxide reductase accessory protein NosL has translation MRSALRFAAILPFVLLAACGGGADGPAPVDTKNDACAWCRMSVSDLRFAAQLTAPGHEPKLFDDAGCLRDWLKEPREAAPWTAWVSDHRTKEWVKAKDAVLVRDPAVQTPMNSGLVAWANAASRDQDPAGKAGTEVPATEVIGPFPAGTK, from the coding sequence ATGAGATCCGCGCTCCGGTTCGCCGCCATCCTGCCGTTCGTCCTCCTCGCCGCCTGCGGGGGCGGCGCCGACGGCCCCGCCCCGGTCGACACGAAGAACGACGCCTGCGCCTGGTGCCGCATGTCGGTCTCCGACCTCCGCTTCGCCGCCCAGCTGACGGCTCCGGGCCACGAACCGAAGCTCTTCGACGATGCCGGCTGCCTGCGCGACTGGCTGAAGGAACCGCGGGAGGCGGCCCCCTGGACCGCCTGGGTGAGCGACCACCGGACGAAGGAGTGGGTCAAGGCGAAGGACGCCGTCCTCGTGCGCGACCCGGCCGTCCAGACGCCGATGAACTCCGGTCTCGTCGCCTGGGCGAACGCCGCCTCGCGCGACCAGGACCCGGCCGGAAAAGCCGGGACTGAGGTTCCCGCCACCGAGGTCATCGGTCCCTTCCCGGCGGGGACGAAGTGA
- a CDS encoding Rieske 2Fe-2S domain-containing protein: MTTKTDPPAGAEAPSKEPNSRRDFLMKAGLGAGVVALVGQAGASLRSLVPNVSYDAPTTVKLGAPIDFPDGMKFLPDERLFVFREGKTFHAISAVCTHLGCTVRAEALSKVEEASVEGKPLRLTHRFQCPCHGSKYSGDGTNQTGPAPKPLAWYHLSVAVDDGQLVVDLAQEVGHDFRLTVA; encoded by the coding sequence ATGACGACGAAGACGGACCCCCCGGCCGGTGCCGAGGCGCCCTCCAAAGAGCCCAACAGCCGCCGCGACTTCCTGATGAAGGCCGGCCTCGGCGCCGGCGTCGTCGCCCTCGTCGGGCAGGCGGGCGCTTCCCTGCGCTCGCTCGTCCCGAACGTGTCGTACGACGCGCCGACGACGGTGAAGCTCGGTGCGCCGATCGACTTCCCCGACGGGATGAAGTTCCTCCCCGACGAGCGGCTCTTCGTCTTCCGCGAGGGAAAGACCTTCCACGCCATCTCGGCCGTCTGCACGCACCTCGGCTGCACGGTGAGGGCCGAGGCGCTCTCGAAGGTCGAGGAGGCCAGCGTCGAGGGCAAGCCCCTGCGCCTGACGCACCGCTTCCAGTGCCCCTGCCACGGCTCGAAGTACTCCGGCGACGGGACGAACCAGACGGGGCCGGCCCCGAAGCCGCTCGCCTGGTACCACCTCTCCGTCGCCGTCGACGACGGGCAGCTCGTGGTCGACCTGGCGCAGGAAGTGGGCCACGACTTCCGGCTCACCGTGGCGTGA
- a CDS encoding FAD-dependent oxidoreductase: MPIRARIPSLSDWKAQVKCQSGCPVSTDAGRYVQLIAENRDEEAFLVARAPNPFASVCGRVCAAPCEDACRRGAIDAPVSIRALKRFVTERYGVESIRPNTQDRLFGELVGEGNRYAGHLPVVPSPAPPPASGKTRVAVIGAGPAGLSAAHDLALLGYDVTVFEAGGEPGGMMRFGIPEYRLPRTLIKAEIDRILALGVTLRLGTALSPSYGLAELRRGGFEAVFLSVGVSKGRDLDVPGVELDGVVKAVDYLLNVNRGYRMDLGRRVVVIGGGFVAFDAARTALRVFKEEEVDALAGEAGAADARAKEALDSARAALRGGAADVTIVSLENFDEMPVLRTMQGHEEFEEAKREGIVFLPRRGPRRFLGASRLEAVELRTVLSVFDENGRFSPRYDDADVTTVPADACILAVGQKPDLSFLKPEDGVDLTPGGTIRVDAATLATSAAGVYAGGDVAFGPRNLIEAVANGKKAARSIHEHLAARGASAGLALESHLEVEKLFTPTYRMIAGFELHDRVAPPTIDVGRRTGIAEVENGYDEAEARLQGARCLVCHVQTIYDPEKCVLCSRCVDICPEYCLAIVPFEELELPEEERALLAERANGNGLPLSAMVKDDDKCIRCGLCAVRCPTDAMTMERFTITERLVPTTSEVSR, from the coding sequence ATGCCGATCCGGGCTCGCATCCCGTCCTTGTCGGATTGGAAGGCGCAGGTCAAGTGCCAGTCCGGGTGTCCGGTATCCACCGACGCCGGCCGGTACGTCCAGCTCATCGCGGAGAACCGTGACGAGGAGGCCTTCCTCGTCGCCCGGGCGCCGAACCCGTTCGCGTCGGTCTGCGGCCGGGTCTGCGCCGCGCCGTGCGAGGACGCCTGCCGGCGAGGCGCGATCGACGCCCCCGTCTCGATCCGTGCCCTGAAGCGGTTCGTCACGGAGCGGTACGGCGTCGAGTCGATCCGGCCGAACACGCAGGACCGCCTCTTCGGCGAGCTCGTGGGAGAGGGGAACCGCTACGCGGGCCACCTCCCGGTCGTCCCCTCCCCTGCCCCGCCGCCCGCGTCGGGGAAGACGCGCGTTGCCGTCATCGGCGCCGGACCAGCCGGCCTCTCGGCCGCGCACGACCTCGCCCTCCTCGGCTACGACGTGACGGTCTTCGAGGCGGGCGGCGAGCCGGGCGGGATGATGCGGTTCGGGATCCCCGAGTACCGCCTCCCGCGGACGCTCATCAAGGCCGAGATCGACCGGATCCTCGCGCTCGGCGTCACCCTCCGGCTCGGGACGGCGCTCTCTCCCTCCTACGGCCTGGCCGAGCTGCGCCGCGGCGGCTTCGAGGCCGTCTTCCTCTCGGTCGGCGTCTCGAAGGGGCGGGACCTCGACGTCCCGGGCGTCGAGCTGGACGGCGTGGTGAAAGCCGTCGACTACCTCCTGAACGTGAACCGCGGCTACCGGATGGACCTCGGCCGGCGCGTCGTCGTCATCGGCGGCGGTTTCGTCGCCTTCGACGCGGCCCGCACCGCCCTGCGCGTCTTCAAGGAAGAAGAGGTCGACGCCCTCGCCGGCGAAGCGGGGGCGGCCGACGCCCGCGCGAAGGAGGCCCTCGACTCCGCCCGCGCGGCCCTGCGCGGCGGCGCGGCCGACGTGACGATCGTCTCCCTCGAGAACTTCGACGAGATGCCCGTCCTCCGGACGATGCAGGGGCACGAGGAGTTCGAGGAGGCGAAGAGGGAGGGGATCGTCTTCCTTCCCCGCCGGGGCCCGAGGCGCTTCCTCGGAGCGTCGCGCCTCGAGGCGGTCGAGCTCAGGACGGTCCTCTCCGTCTTCGACGAGAACGGACGCTTCTCCCCGCGCTACGACGACGCCGACGTGACGACGGTCCCGGCCGACGCCTGCATCCTCGCCGTCGGACAGAAGCCCGACCTCTCGTTCCTCAAGCCCGAGGACGGCGTCGACCTCACGCCCGGCGGGACCATTCGGGTCGACGCGGCCACGCTCGCCACCTCCGCGGCGGGCGTCTACGCCGGCGGTGACGTCGCCTTCGGGCCGAGGAACCTCATCGAGGCGGTCGCGAACGGGAAGAAGGCCGCCCGGTCCATCCACGAACACCTCGCGGCCCGTGGCGCCTCGGCCGGCCTCGCCCTCGAGAGCCACCTCGAGGTCGAGAAGCTCTTCACGCCGACCTACAGGATGATCGCGGGCTTCGAGCTGCACGACCGCGTCGCCCCGCCGACGATCGACGTCGGGCGGCGGACCGGGATCGCAGAGGTCGAGAACGGCTACGACGAGGCCGAGGCGCGCCTGCAGGGCGCCCGCTGCCTCGTCTGCCACGTCCAGACGATCTACGACCCGGAGAAGTGTGTCCTCTGCAGCCGTTGCGTCGACATCTGCCCCGAGTACTGCCTCGCCATCGTTCCCTTCGAGGAGCTGGAGCTCCCTGAGGAGGAGAGGGCTCTGCTCGCCGAGCGCGCGAACGGGAACGGGCTCCCCCTCTCGGCGATGGTCAAGGACGACGACAAGTGCATCCGCTGCGGCCTCTGCGCCGTTCGCTGCCCCACCGACGCGATGACGATGGAGCGATTCACGATCACGGAACGTCTCGTTCCGACCACGAGCGAGGTTTCTCGATGA
- a CDS encoding fasciclin domain-containing protein: protein MRKPVVFLAVAVFAAVTAAPARAQNKDIVDTAVAAGSFKVLVKLVQDAGLVAVLKSPGPFTVFAPTDEAFGKVPKETLDALAKDKKALAAVLQYHVLTSAWSADDFKLVKSTGTAMGKRVAFKVEGGATYVNDAKIVTSGVAASNGVIHVVDKVLIPPK from the coding sequence ATGAGGAAGCCCGTCGTCTTCCTGGCGGTCGCCGTATTTGCCGCCGTCACCGCTGCGCCAGCTCGTGCGCAGAACAAGGACATCGTCGACACCGCGGTCGCTGCAGGAAGCTTCAAGGTCCTCGTGAAGCTCGTGCAGGACGCCGGCCTCGTCGCCGTCCTGAAGAGCCCTGGCCCGTTCACGGTCTTCGCGCCGACGGACGAGGCGTTCGGCAAGGTGCCGAAGGAGACGCTGGACGCCCTCGCGAAGGACAAGAAGGCTCTCGCCGCCGTCCTCCAGTACCACGTCCTGACGTCGGCCTGGTCGGCCGACGACTTCAAGCTCGTGAAGTCGACGGGGACCGCCATGGGCAAGCGCGTCGCCTTCAAGGTGGAGGGCGGGGCGACGTACGTGAACGACGCGAAGATCGTCACCTCGGGTGTCGCCGCTTCGAACGGCGTCATCCACGTCGTCGACAAGGTCCTGATCCCACCGAAGTGA
- a CDS encoding cytochrome b N-terminal domain-containing protein — protein MSAKPGTPAPPTAPGVHPKPFWSFRPRSDREAGDAVVSNFLLHWFPAKTYKPSLDWNYSFWLGTASAALFFLLVLSGLPLLLLYVPSVERAYGSVKDIEFVVTFGSWIRAVHRIAAHLMVAAVFLHLVRVFLTGAYKNGTGRGQRREWNWVLGVVMIVLTLFLSFTGYLLPWDQLAYWAVTVGTNIASSVPYVGPEMRELLIGGRTIDQATLLRFYVLHVIFLPAGLGALLAYHMWRIRKDGGLAKADRWTLESEKTEAPPAKTKTYSLLGVARGQAPAIRAVTLQAADRTVNSVNDLVRRISIVVLGTFAVVSILACFIPSPLEEPANPMITPNPAKAPWYFLWLQEIVTDTTLKIGSFTINGAFLGGVILPTILLGLLTVWPWLDRSPAGAAGVWFHASRRRQNLVFLLVVLLVLAFTIVGTFLRGPYWNFYWPWQAWPELPTRI, from the coding sequence GTGAGCGCGAAACCCGGAACCCCCGCCCCTCCCACCGCCCCCGGGGTCCACCCGAAACCGTTCTGGAGCTTCCGCCCCCGCTCCGACCGCGAGGCGGGAGACGCCGTCGTCTCCAACTTCCTCCTCCACTGGTTCCCGGCCAAGACCTACAAGCCGTCCCTCGACTGGAACTACTCGTTCTGGCTCGGCACGGCCTCGGCCGCCCTCTTCTTCCTCCTCGTCCTCTCGGGCCTGCCGCTCCTCCTCCTCTACGTCCCGTCGGTCGAGCGGGCCTACGGGTCGGTGAAGGACATCGAGTTCGTCGTCACGTTCGGCTCCTGGATCCGCGCCGTCCACCGGATCGCGGCGCACCTCATGGTGGCGGCCGTCTTCCTCCACCTCGTCCGCGTCTTTCTCACGGGCGCCTACAAGAACGGCACGGGGCGCGGCCAGCGGCGCGAGTGGAACTGGGTGCTCGGCGTCGTCATGATCGTCCTGACCCTGTTCCTCTCCTTTACGGGCTACCTCCTCCCGTGGGACCAGCTCGCCTACTGGGCGGTCACCGTCGGGACGAACATCGCGAGCTCGGTGCCGTACGTCGGCCCCGAGATGCGCGAGCTCCTCATCGGCGGGCGGACGATCGACCAGGCGACGCTCCTGCGGTTCTACGTCCTGCACGTCATCTTCCTGCCGGCCGGGCTCGGGGCGCTCCTCGCGTACCACATGTGGCGCATCCGCAAGGACGGCGGCCTCGCGAAGGCCGACCGCTGGACGCTGGAATCGGAAAAGACCGAAGCCCCGCCCGCGAAGACGAAGACCTACTCGCTCCTCGGCGTCGCCCGCGGCCAGGCCCCGGCGATCCGGGCCGTGACGCTCCAGGCCGCCGACCGGACGGTCAACTCGGTGAACGACCTCGTCCGGAGGATATCGATCGTCGTCCTCGGGACGTTCGCCGTCGTGAGCATCCTGGCCTGCTTCATCCCGTCGCCCCTCGAGGAGCCGGCCAACCCGATGATCACGCCGAACCCGGCCAAGGCGCCGTGGTACTTCCTCTGGCTCCAGGAGATCGTCACCGACACGACGCTGAAGATCGGCTCCTTCACGATCAACGGCGCCTTCCTCGGCGGCGTGATCCTGCCGACGATCCTCCTCGGCCTCCTCACGGTCTGGCCCTGGCTCGACAGGAGCCCGGCGGGCGCGGCCGGGGTCTGGTTCCACGCTTCGAGGAGGCGGCAGAACCTCGTCTTCCTCCTCGTCGTCCTCCTCGTCCTCGCGTTCACGATCGTCGGGACCTTCCTCCGGGGTCCCTACTGGAACTTCTACTGGCCGTGGCAGGCCTGGCCCGAGCTCCCGACGAGGATCTGA
- a CDS encoding SUMF1/EgtB/PvdO family nonheme iron enzyme: MRAGVWAAASVAGILALGAAGIAIARTVLRSRAESARIARGETRLEILNRTGASLSLHRAGKTLDEALPIPLGPEAPWLPGGNYFVEARAGVRSWMYPVSLAGLGSGRGISGGFTVTVRSPGSTNPPLPPGGSTGFAFIPAGDFQLGERRNPAEAHFAWTTSFHFGRFEVTNGEFRRFLDTPDGYGDRRNWTDAGWAARYPSTRSTASLTPADADYLRFGRDDLPVVLVSWFEANAYGRWLTRTLGRRRWLYRMPTEAEWEKAARGPDGFDYGLGTELSEPQMHLYNWKKNPGAEVTLVGAGETPARYRANRYGVFHASGNAGEWTQGVSRRYSRRSPYRDDDRNRDDAPGMRATRGGSWYSATTSRLALAYREEFQPELTSNDLGFRLAAFALP; this comes from the coding sequence GTGAGGGCGGGGGTCTGGGCCGCGGCATCGGTCGCCGGAATCCTGGCCCTCGGCGCTGCGGGAATCGCGATCGCCCGGACTGTCCTGCGGTCGCGCGCGGAAAGCGCCCGGATCGCACGAGGCGAGACTCGTCTCGAGATCCTCAACCGGACCGGGGCGTCCCTCTCCCTGCATCGGGCCGGGAAGACACTGGACGAGGCCCTCCCGATACCCCTCGGACCCGAGGCTCCGTGGCTCCCCGGAGGGAACTACTTCGTCGAGGCGCGAGCCGGCGTCCGAAGCTGGATGTACCCGGTCTCGCTGGCGGGGCTCGGATCAGGTCGCGGCATCAGCGGAGGATTCACCGTCACCGTCCGTTCGCCCGGATCGACCAACCCGCCTCTCCCGCCGGGCGGCTCGACCGGGTTCGCATTCATCCCCGCCGGCGACTTCCAGCTCGGAGAGCGCCGGAACCCGGCAGAAGCCCACTTCGCCTGGACGACCTCGTTCCACTTCGGGAGATTCGAGGTGACGAACGGGGAGTTCCGCCGCTTTCTGGACACCCCGGACGGCTATGGCGACAGGCGGAACTGGACGGATGCCGGCTGGGCCGCGCGATACCCGTCGACCCGCTCCACGGCGAGCCTGACGCCCGCGGACGCCGACTACCTTCGTTTCGGCAGGGACGATCTCCCCGTCGTCCTGGTGTCGTGGTTCGAGGCCAACGCCTACGGACGCTGGCTGACCCGAACGCTCGGCAGGCGGAGGTGGCTCTACCGGATGCCGACCGAAGCCGAGTGGGAAAAGGCGGCGCGAGGGCCGGACGGGTTCGACTACGGCCTCGGGACGGAGCTGAGCGAGCCCCAGATGCACCTCTACAACTGGAAGAAGAACCCCGGGGCGGAGGTCACTCTCGTCGGCGCCGGGGAGACCCCGGCCCGATACCGGGCGAACCGCTACGGCGTCTTTCACGCTTCCGGAAACGCCGGGGAGTGGACGCAGGGCGTCTCGCGTCGCTACTCGCGGAGGTCTCCCTACCGCGACGACGACCGGAATCGCGACGACGCTCCCGGCATGCGCGCCACGCGCGGAGGCTCGTGGTACAGCGCCACGACCTCACGGCTGGCTCTCGCCTACCGGGAGGAGTTCCAGCCGGAGCTCACCAGCAACGACCTCGGATTCCGGCTCGCGGCGTTCGCGCTGCCCTGA
- a CDS encoding ABC transporter permease subunit, with translation MTDSPFVLCARQELLLAIRSRWTQIFAVVFAGLSLSVAVAGYALSGGHGVQDFSRTSASLVQLVLLLVPLSSLLIGVLSLAPERGAAELLFSQPVSRTSILLGQSTGLWAALTAAQAIGFGAAGTVVFSHRGSDGLAGFALLFAGSSLLTAVFLGIAALLSAAAIGRRRTRALALALVVWFVAVVLLDVAALGVASVLKSGTASRVLIVSVLVNPVGALRTGALLALQGTTAFGAASLAFLRFTKGTTGAFLLLSGSLILWTVIPFALAARRLSRTDV, from the coding sequence GTGACCGACTCCCCCTTCGTCCTCTGCGCCCGTCAGGAGCTCCTCCTCGCGATCCGCTCCCGCTGGACCCAGATCTTCGCCGTCGTCTTCGCGGGTCTGTCGCTCTCCGTGGCCGTCGCCGGCTACGCCCTCTCCGGTGGGCACGGCGTGCAGGACTTCTCGCGGACCTCGGCTTCGCTCGTCCAGCTCGTCCTCCTCCTCGTGCCGCTCTCTTCGCTCCTCATCGGGGTCCTCTCCCTGGCGCCGGAAAGGGGTGCGGCCGAGCTCCTCTTTTCGCAGCCCGTCTCGCGGACGTCGATTCTCCTCGGCCAGTCGACCGGACTCTGGGCCGCGCTGACGGCGGCGCAGGCCATCGGGTTCGGCGCCGCCGGGACCGTCGTCTTCTCGCACCGCGGCAGCGACGGCCTGGCCGGGTTCGCCCTCCTTTTCGCCGGCTCCTCGCTCCTGACGGCCGTCTTCCTCGGGATCGCCGCGCTCCTCTCGGCAGCGGCCATCGGCCGCCGCCGCACGCGCGCCCTCGCGCTCGCCCTCGTCGTCTGGTTCGTCGCGGTCGTCCTCCTCGACGTCGCGGCCCTCGGCGTCGCCTCGGTCCTCAAGTCGGGGACCGCCTCCCGCGTCCTCATCGTCAGCGTCCTCGTGAACCCCGTCGGGGCCCTTCGGACCGGCGCGCTCCTCGCCCTGCAGGGGACGACGGCCTTCGGCGCAGCGTCCCTCGCCTTCCTCCGGTTCACGAAAGGGACGACGGGAGCCTTCCTTCTGTTGTCGGGGTCGCTCATCCTCTGGACCGTGATCCCGTTCGCCCTCGCTGCGAGGCGGCTCTCGAGAACGGACGTCTGA
- a CDS encoding ABC transporter ATP-binding protein, with product MIRFEGFGKSYGRQVAVHDVSLEVASGEVVALLGPNGSGKTTCLKAVAGLIHATSGRVLIDGRPASEPPARRSLSFLPQKVAFPDALTGREVVEFYRRLRGVPPPRTAEVLRFACLNGAAARAVSTYSGGMVQRLGLAVAALPDTPLLLLDEPTAALDPEGLSAFYALVEGRRREGRTILFTSHHLGDVERLADRFAVLVEGRLAALLSAAELAGRLADRGVLRLRLDRAPEGVLEAIRPACPGASTSSGELLLPGPASARPAYLEAVRAAGATVLALSSDEGRLDALYTELVGGPR from the coding sequence ATGATCCGCTTCGAAGGTTTCGGCAAGAGCTACGGCCGGCAGGTCGCCGTGCACGACGTCTCGCTCGAGGTCGCCTCCGGCGAGGTCGTCGCCCTCCTCGGCCCGAACGGCTCGGGAAAGACGACCTGCCTCAAGGCCGTCGCCGGCCTCATCCACGCCACCTCGGGGCGCGTCCTGATCGACGGCCGCCCCGCTTCGGAGCCTCCCGCGCGCCGGAGCCTTTCGTTCCTTCCCCAGAAGGTCGCCTTCCCGGACGCCCTGACAGGGCGCGAGGTCGTCGAGTTCTACCGCCGCCTCCGCGGCGTTCCCCCGCCCCGCACGGCCGAGGTCCTCCGGTTTGCGTGCCTGAACGGAGCCGCCGCGCGCGCCGTCTCGACCTACTCGGGCGGGATGGTCCAGCGCCTCGGCCTCGCCGTCGCCGCGCTCCCCGACACGCCGCTTCTCCTCCTCGACGAGCCGACGGCCGCCCTCGACCCCGAGGGCCTCTCCGCCTTCTACGCCCTCGTCGAGGGCCGCCGCCGCGAGGGAAGGACGATCCTCTTCACGTCGCACCACCTCGGCGACGTGGAACGTCTCGCCGACCGCTTCGCCGTCCTCGTCGAAGGGCGACTCGCCGCGCTCCTGTCGGCCGCCGAGCTGGCGGGAAGACTCGCCGACCGGGGCGTCCTCCGCCTGCGCCTCGACCGCGCTCCCGAGGGCGTCCTCGAGGCGATCCGGCCCGCCTGCCCCGGCGCCTCCACCTCGAGCGGGGAGCTCCTCCTTCCCGGGCCCGCGTCCGCCCGCCCGGCCTATCTCGAGGCCGTCCGCGCCGCGGGCGCGACGGTCCTCGCCCTCTCGTCCGACGAGGGGCGCCTCGACGCCCTCTACACCGAGCTCGTGGGAGGTCCGCGATGA